Proteins encoded within one genomic window of Calonectris borealis chromosome 1, bCalBor7.hap1.2, whole genome shotgun sequence:
- the ACTR6 gene encoding actin-related protein 6 isoform X2, translating into MATLVLDNGAYNAKIGYSHASVSVIPNCQFRSKTARLKTFTANQLDEIKDPSGLFYILPFQKGYLVNWDVQRQVWDYLFGKEMYQVDFVDTNIIITEPYFNFSSIQESMNEILFEEYQFQAVLRVNAGALSAHRYFRDNPSELCCIIVDSGYSFTHIVPYCRSKKKKEAIIRINVGGKLLTNHLKEIISYRQLHVMDETHVINQVKEDVCYVSQDFYKDMDIAKLKGEENTVMVDYVLPDFSTIKKGFCKPREEMVLSGKYKTGEQILRLTNERFAVPEILFHPSDIGIQEMGIPEAIVYSIQNLPEEMQPHFFKNIVLTGGNTLFPGFRDRVYSEVRCLTPTDYDVSVVLPENPITYSWEGGKLISENDDFEDMVVTREDYEEHGHNICEEKFDI; encoded by the exons ATGGCGACGCTGGTGCTGGATAACGGCGCCTACAACGCCAAGATCGGCTACAGCCACGCGAGCGTCAG CGTTATTCCCAACTGTCAGTTCAGATCAAAGACTGCACGCTTGAAAACCTTTACGGCAAATCAACTGGATGAAATTAAAGATCCCTCTGGTCTTTTTTATATTCTCCCTTTTCAGAAA GGTTACTTGGTGAACTGGGATGTCCAGAGACAGGTTTGGGATTatctttttggaaaagaaatgtatCAA GTGGATTTTGTAGATACCAATATTATTATTACCGAACCTTATTTTAACTTCAGTTCAATACAAGAATCCATGAATGAAATTCTATTTGAAGAATATCAATTTCAAGCAGTTCTTAGAGTAAATG CTGGAGCTCTTAGTGCGCACAGGTATTTCCGGGATAATCCATCTGAGCTATGTTGTATCATTGTGGACAGTGGATACTCTTTTACACACATTGTACCTTATTGtagaagtaaaaagaagaaagaggcaaTCATCAG GATTAATGTTGGAGGAAAACTGTTAACCAACCATCTGAAGGAGATAATCTCTTACAG gCAGCTACATGTTATGGATGAAACGCATGTAATTAATCAAGTGAAAGAGGATGTGTGTTATGTTTCTCAAGATTTTTACAAGGACATGGATATTGCCAA attgaaaggagaggaaaatactGTAATGGTTGATTATGTTTTGCCAGACTTCAGCacaataaaaaaaggattttgtaaG CCAAGGGAAGAGATGGTGTTAAGTGGAAAATACAAGACTGGTGAACAAATACTTCGTCTAACAAATGAAAGATTTGCAGTTCCAGAAATACTCTTCCATCCTTCAGATATTGGTATTCAAGAGATGGGAATTCCTGAAGCCATTGTTTATTCTATTCAGAATTTACCTGAAG aaatgcaaCCTCATTTCTTCAAGAACATAGTTCTGACTGGGGGAAACACCCTTTTTCCGGGCTTCAGAGATCGAGTTTATTCTGAAGTTCGATGTCTTACTCCAACTGATTATGATGTTTCCGTTGTTCTTCCTGAAAA CCCTATTACTTATTCTTGGGAAGGTGGGAAgctcatttctgaaaatgatgaTTTTGAAGATATGGTAGTAACTAGAGAAGATTATGAAGAACATGGACACAATATCTGTGAAGAGAAATTTGATATATAG
- the ACTR6 gene encoding actin-related protein 6 isoform X1, with amino-acid sequence MATLVLDNGAYNAKIGYSHASVSVIPNCQFRSKTARLKTFTANQLDEIKDPSGLFYILPFQKGYLVNWDVQRQVWDYLFGKEMYQVDFVDTNIIITEPYFNFSSIQESMNEILFEEYQFQAVLRVNAGALSAHRYFRDNPSELCCIIVDSGYSFTHIVPYCRSKKKKEAIIRINVGGKLLTNHLKEIISYRQLHVMDETHVINQVKEDVCYVSQDFYKDMDIAKLKGEENTVMVDYVLPDFSTIKKGFCKVMPREEMVLSGKYKTGEQILRLTNERFAVPEILFHPSDIGIQEMGIPEAIVYSIQNLPEEMQPHFFKNIVLTGGNTLFPGFRDRVYSEVRCLTPTDYDVSVVLPENPITYSWEGGKLISENDDFEDMVVTREDYEEHGHNICEEKFDI; translated from the exons ATGGCGACGCTGGTGCTGGATAACGGCGCCTACAACGCCAAGATCGGCTACAGCCACGCGAGCGTCAG CGTTATTCCCAACTGTCAGTTCAGATCAAAGACTGCACGCTTGAAAACCTTTACGGCAAATCAACTGGATGAAATTAAAGATCCCTCTGGTCTTTTTTATATTCTCCCTTTTCAGAAA GGTTACTTGGTGAACTGGGATGTCCAGAGACAGGTTTGGGATTatctttttggaaaagaaatgtatCAA GTGGATTTTGTAGATACCAATATTATTATTACCGAACCTTATTTTAACTTCAGTTCAATACAAGAATCCATGAATGAAATTCTATTTGAAGAATATCAATTTCAAGCAGTTCTTAGAGTAAATG CTGGAGCTCTTAGTGCGCACAGGTATTTCCGGGATAATCCATCTGAGCTATGTTGTATCATTGTGGACAGTGGATACTCTTTTACACACATTGTACCTTATTGtagaagtaaaaagaagaaagaggcaaTCATCAG GATTAATGTTGGAGGAAAACTGTTAACCAACCATCTGAAGGAGATAATCTCTTACAG gCAGCTACATGTTATGGATGAAACGCATGTAATTAATCAAGTGAAAGAGGATGTGTGTTATGTTTCTCAAGATTTTTACAAGGACATGGATATTGCCAA attgaaaggagaggaaaatactGTAATGGTTGATTATGTTTTGCCAGACTTCAGCacaataaaaaaaggattttgtaaGGTAATG CCAAGGGAAGAGATGGTGTTAAGTGGAAAATACAAGACTGGTGAACAAATACTTCGTCTAACAAATGAAAGATTTGCAGTTCCAGAAATACTCTTCCATCCTTCAGATATTGGTATTCAAGAGATGGGAATTCCTGAAGCCATTGTTTATTCTATTCAGAATTTACCTGAAG aaatgcaaCCTCATTTCTTCAAGAACATAGTTCTGACTGGGGGAAACACCCTTTTTCCGGGCTTCAGAGATCGAGTTTATTCTGAAGTTCGATGTCTTACTCCAACTGATTATGATGTTTCCGTTGTTCTTCCTGAAAA CCCTATTACTTATTCTTGGGAAGGTGGGAAgctcatttctgaaaatgatgaTTTTGAAGATATGGTAGTAACTAGAGAAGATTATGAAGAACATGGACACAATATCTGTGAAGAGAAATTTGATATATAG
- the DEPDC4 gene encoding DEP domain-containing protein 4 has protein sequence MAVYLTPRFRRLRSQSELEPRRGSGRRRGFGGPFQATQLWNSIIHALHSQVEIKRRRQHLKTYKNCFTGSNAVDVVLSHLMQSMYLSCSDISRLKGVRVCQALMDHKVFEPVGAKLYLFKNEKETEFEDTNTSLYKFVDSSLTSLLPRKNKDNESLSPEQICKQKTKRHSKTKCETTLSNPLALEASDKKRVEELLRSISVHASLPPKIMVNEPTHLLSKRVIEDVWKQQTLLRLLQLIDVPLLEDILVSSVKTKPDCFGKEEDLIISNTFLDREVTCSLNLPELDKWLYAAIECLEYFPDQFIVMVSQQLPQSTNKPSSLNTYKKILFDIIIKYYSQKKDSLLATQDLDIHSGIIELIEKGKTDQALEASQLYLKLLAPNIREELHRLLTFIAIASESEGYKLQKQFDNRLVIIKTCTKFILQNKTLSKPQAELLTQFLMDNHSELFKTPLTLLELTSRRLESLLEGQDPDIDSGFTFCQRVTTKEYEDQKQQTNQYLLALVQEMDNDATIPLKQKKKLIKEFRKYHSLIYCSGCKTTCEFCTLNG, from the exons aTGGCGGTTTATTTGACTCCGCGGTTCAGGAGGCTCCGGAGTCAGAGCGAATTAGAgccgcggcgggggagcgggcggcggcgag GTTTTGGTGGTCCTTTTCAAGCAACTCAGCTGTGGAATAGTATTATTCATGCTCTTCACAGTCAGGTGGAAATCAAAAGACGTAGACAACATCTGAAAACATATAAAAACTGTTTCACTGGCTCAAATGCTGTTGATGTGGTACTGAGCCATCTTATGCAAAGCATGTACCTAAGCTGCAGTGATATTTCTCGGCTGAAAGGAGTCCGTGTATGCCAAGCGTTGATGGATCACAAGGTGTTTGAGCCGGTTGGAGCAAAGCTTTACTTATTcaagaatgagaaagaaacagagtTTGAAGACACAAACACTAGTCTCTATAAATTTGTAGATAGCAGTCTTACTTCTCTTCTTCcaagaaagaataaagacaaCGAGAGCTTGTCTCCTGAGCAAATCtgcaaacagaagacaaaaagacATTCTAA AACTAAGTGTGAAACAACACTTTCAAACCCCTTAGCATTAGAAGCATCCGATAAAAAGAGAGTAGAGGAGCTTCTTCGATCAATAAGTGTTCATGCATCTTTACCTCCAAAGATCATGGTTAATGAACCAACTCATCTGCTTTCAAAAAGAG TAATAGAAGATGTCTGGAAACAGCAAACTCTGCTACGACTGCTGCAGTTAATTGATGTTCCGCTTCTAGAAGATATCTTGGTGTCTTCCGTGAAGACAAAACCAGACTGTTTTGGCAAAGAAGAAGATCTGATTATCTCAAATACTTTCCTGGACAGAGAGGTTACATGTAGCTTAAACTTGCCTGA GCTTGACAAGTGGCTCTATGCTGCAATTGAATGCTTGGAGTATTTCCCAGACCAATTCATAGTGATGGTTAGTCAGCAGTTACCACAAAGCACTAACAAACCCAGCAGTCTGAATACGTACAAGAAGATTCTTTTTGACATTATAATAAAGTATTATAGTCAAAAGAAGGACTCCCTTCTTGCCACTCAGGATCTCGATATTCATTCAGGAATTATAGAACTTATAG aaaaaggaaaaacagatcaAGCACTGGAGGCATCacaactttatttaaaattattagcaCCAAATATCCGAGAAGAACTACATAGACTCCTGACATTCATAGCCATTGCATCTGAATCTGAGGGCTACAAATTACAAAAACAA tttgaTAATAGATTGGTGATCATCAAGACTTGCACAAAGTTCATCTTACAAAATAAGACATTGTCAAAACCACAGGCAGAACTGCTGACTCAGTTTTTGATGGACAATCACTCCGAGCTCTTCAAG ACTCCTTTAACTCTTCTGGAACTAACTAGTAGGAGACTTGAGAGTTTGCTAGAAGGACAAGATCCAGATATCGATTCAG GCTTCACCTTCTGTCAGCGCGTGACAACTAAGGAATATGAAGatcaaaaacaacaaacaaatcagTATCTTCTTGCATTGGTTCAAGAGATGGACAATGACGCCACTATTCCTTTGaagcagaagaagaaattaattaaagaatTCCGAAAATACCATTCTCTCATCTATTGTAGTGGTTGTAAAACTACATGTGAATTTTGTACTCTAAATGGTTAG